TGACGGTGACCTCCGCGTGTCCACGCCGGAGAGCTCCGGTCCGCGCGGCTCGCGCCGTGGGCGATGCTCCAACGGCGTGAGGACGAGGTCGAATCGCTCGGGGAACGCGGCATGGACGATGTCGAGGACGGCGCCCACGAGCGCCGGGCGCTCGAACGGCACGGCGATGGACACGCGCCAGCGCCCCCGCCGGCCCCGCGTCACGAAGGGCGCGACGACGGCGCCGAGATCGCGGTGGATCGCGTCGGTCAGCCGGATCTGGCGCGCGACCGCTTCGTCACGCCGCCGTTCCGCCCTCCGCACGAGCAAGAGCAGACCCAGCACCGTGGTGAACGGGAACAGCACGAAGACGACGGCGGCGAGCAGGGTCTGCATCAGCGTCCCTCCGCCCTTGAGACACCGCAGAGGGGTCAGCGTGAAATCGGATGGAGATCCGGGCGGCAGCTCGTGCAGGGCGCGAACCCGACGGCCTCGGCGCGCTCCCGCGACGCGAAGAGCGTGAGCTCGGCGAGCGAGCGCTCCGCGATCGAGCCGCACGTCGGTAGGCAGTACTCCGTCTCCCCCCGCGCCAGCGCGTACATGGCCTCACGCGCGATGCGGAAGTCGTCGTCGGCCCGGCGCGTGCGGACACCTTCGACGGCGAGCAGCTGCTGCTTCAGCGTGACCCGGTCGCCGGCGTAGCCGGTCAGATCGCCGGAGGACCCGATCACCCGGTGGCACGGGACGACGATCGGCAGCGGGTTCCAGCGGAGCGCCTGGGCCACGGCGCGCGTGGCCGACGGCCGGCCGAGCTCGCGCGCGATGCCGGCGTACGAGCGCACCGCGCCGTACGGGATCTGCGCCGTCGCGTCGAGCACCGTGCGATGAAAGGCGCTCCGCGCCAGGCGCAGATCGAGCGGCCAGCCGAGCCGGCTGCGCCGGCCGTCCAGGTACTCGAGGAGGTCGCGGTAGAGCGTCTCGACCTCGGCGCCGTCCTCGATCGGCTCGACGCCCGTGAGGTGCGCGAGGCGCGAATGCCCGAAGTCGCGCCCGCCGGTGAGGTACTCGATCCAGGCGACACCCTCCTCGGAACGGGCGATCAGGATCGGGCCGAGCGGCGACGCGAAGACGCGGTACACGAGGGCGCGGCGCCGGAGGTCGGCGAGCCGGACCTCGAGGCGCGCGCGCGCCGGCTCCTCGGCGGGCGCGGGCGTCCCGCGCCACGTGCCGACGACGCTGCCGATGGCGCGGTAGCGCGCGAGATCCTGGCGGCAGGGCGCGCAGGCACCGGTATGCGTCTCGACGCGCGCCGCCGTCGCGCCGTCCGCGTCGCCGATCGCGGTCGCGAGGAGCGCGGGTTCGATCTCTGCGCACACGGAAGGCTTGCGCGTCATTTCTCGTCTCCCCCCGGCGGAAGCTCGAAGCCGTTCAGGCTCCGGCGGATCTTGCGGAGGGCCTGGAACACGTGGGCCCGCGCGCTGTCCTGGGAGCACTCGAGGCTCCGCCCGATGGCGTCGTAGTCGAGGTCGTGGACCTTGCGGAGGGTGAAGGCCAGGCGCTGCTTGAGCGGCAGTCGCGCGACGACCTTGTCGAGCACCGCCCGGGCCTCGTTGAACAGCATCTCCCCCTCCGGTCCCGCCCCGTCGATCCCGCGGCTCCGGGTCACGCGCACCGCGGCGTGGGCCCGGCGGCGGCGTGACTCGGCGCGGAAGTGGTTCTTCGCGACGTTCGTCGCGATCGCGAACAGCCAGGCCCGGGCGTTCGCGTCGGGCGCGAGCGTCCGGTGCGCCCGGTAGGCGCGCAGAAACGTCTCCTGCGCCAGATCCTCGGCCTCGCTCGCCCGGAACGTGGTCCGGAGGAGATACCGGTAGATCTCAGGATGGTGCGTCCCCACCAGGGCGTCGAATCGCACAGAGTCCATCCATCTCCTTGAGACACCGGACGGGGCCCGGTGTGAAACGGAGTCTACGGGGCGCGGGGGCCGGGGGTCAGTGCCGAGAAGGCCAGGGCCAGCGCGACCGTCCCCGCCGTCCCGACGATCACGAGCCACGACCAGGCGAAGTCGAGAACGTGCCTCTCGGACAGGACCAGCAGGACCAGGTTCACGAGCGCCATCAGGACCATCGCCAGCACGTTCGCCCCGTCGGCGACCCGCCGCCGGCTCAACAGGCCCAGCAGGAACACGCCGAGCAGCGAGCCGAAGGTCACGCCGGCGATCTTGAACGCGAGCCAGAGGATCTTGTCGACGGCCGAGAAGGCGTACGCGATCGTGCCGAGGACCAGACCGAAGACCACCACGCTCACCCGTGACACGAGGAGGTAGTGGCGCTCCGGCCGGCCGCGCACCAGGAGCGGGCGGTAGATGTCGGTCACGAACGAGGCCGAGAGCGAGCCGAGCGGCGAGTCGATGGACGCGAGGACGATGGCGGAGAGCATCAGGCCGCGCAGGACCGCCGGCATCACCTGGCCGACGAAGTGCGGCAGGATCTCGTCCGGGCGCGACACCGGCAGCTGCGGGTGCTGCGCGTAGAAGGTGTAGAGCGCGGCGCCGAGGCTCAGGTAGATCGCCAGCGTCGCGAGCGTGCCGAGCGGCGTGAGCGAGAGCGTCCACTGGCTCTCGCGCCGCGACTCCACGGTCAGGAGCCGCTGCATCAGGTCGTGGTCGGTGCCGAACGCCGCCATCGAGCCGATGAGGCCGTTCAGCAGCGCCACCCAGACGATGTTCGGGTCCGTCAGGATCCGGCGCCAGAAATCCGGATCGCCCGGCGCCGGCCCCCAGTTGACGACGTTCAGCCGGCCCGCCTCGCCAGCGACCCGGAAGATCGCGGCGGCGCCGCCGTCGATCCGGGTGACGAGAAACACGAGCGTCGCGAGCCCCGCGCCGAGGAACAGCAGCGCCTGGAACACGTTGGTCCAGACCACCGCGGTGACGCCGCCCGTCCCGATGTAGAGGATGCACACGATGATGAAGAGGGCGAGGGTCAGGTCGAGCCGCCAGCCCATGAGGATCGAGACCGCGAGGGCCGCCACCATCAGCCGCACGCCCGAGCCCAGGAGGCGGGAGACGAAGAAGAAGAGCGATGCCGTCACCTGGCTCGCCCGACCGAACCGGTGGGCGAGGAACTCGTAGATCGTCGTCACGTCGTACCGGTAGAAGGCGGGGATGAAGAGGAGGGCGACGGCCCACTTCGCGAGGCTCGAGCCGACGAAGAACTGGAAATATTCCCAGTTCTCGCTGTACGCGGTGGCGGGCACCGAGATGATGGTGACCGCGCTGATCTCGGTGGCGAGGAAGCTCAGGCAGGCGGCCCAGCCGGGCACGCGGCGGCGCGCGAGGAAGAAGTCGACCGTGTCGCGCTGGCGGCGCGTGAACCAGAAGCCGATGGCGAGCAGGACGACCAGGGAGAGCGCGAGGATCGCGTAGTCGGGCCAGGTGAGCACGCGCTATTGTAGCGGGCCGCCGGACGGCGCGTCCTCCGGGAAGGACGCGCCGCGCGACGGCCCGCTACGGTGGGGCTACTGCTTGCGGCGCTCGGCCACCGCCGTGTCGAAGTTCTTCTTGCGGAGCCGGTCGACCAGGGCGCCGTAGGACTCGGCCTGGATCACGCGATCGAACTGGCTCCGATATGTCGAGACGAAGCTCACGCCGTCGATCAGCACGTCGTAGACCTGCCAGCGTCCGTCCCGGACGTGCAGCCGGTAGTCGAGCGCCGTCTCGGTCCGGCGCTGCGAGACCACCTTGGAGCGGACCGTGGCGAAGTTCCCGTCCAGAGCCTCGCCCGTGAACGTGATCTTCTCCCCCGCGTACGACTCGATCCGGTTCATGTAGGAGCGCTCGAGCAGGTCGCTGAACAGCGCGATGAACTCCGCCTGCTCGTCGTGCGAGCGCGTCGCCCAGTGCCGCGACAGGGCGCGCCGCGAGATCTCGTCGAAGTCGAACAGCTCACGGGCGATCCGCCGGATCTCGGCCCGCGGATCGGTCACTGGCTTGCCGTTGAGCTCACCGTCCTGGATGACGCTCGTCACCCGCACGATGGCCGATTCCACCGCCTCGCGCGGTCCCATGGCCGGCGAGGCTACTGCCGCCCCAGCCACCATCAACCACGCTGCCAGTGCCTTACCCATTGGCCCCTTCCTCCCGCCCCCTGAGGCAGCATCGGCCGTGCCACGAACCGTCCGAGCCCGGAACCGAGCAATATCAGACCCATAACGGAACCATGACCCGCCCATTATGGCCAGATTGGCAATGCTGTCGCTGGGTCGACACAGGGCCATAGCCCATGAGCTTCGGGCCTCCATCTCCGGGATACGATAGGCGCCGGAAGAGGCGGCACCTTGAACCCAGTAGGGACGGTAGTGGTCCCTGCCGTACCCTCAATACGCAGAACTCCTGAATCCGAGCACGGAAATAACCTGAGCCGCACGGAGGGGTTTACCTTTACCGGAAATGCGAACCGGGCTCCTGAGCGTGGGCGTGGACGTGGGCGGCACGTGGATCCGCGTTGCCGTCTCGCGGGGCGGGCGCGGCGTGACGAAGACCGTGCTGCGCGCCGACCGCGACCTCGGCCGTCTCGCTTCCCTGCTGGGCGCCACGTGGCGCCGCCGCGGCTGGACGCGCCACAGCGTGGCCGCGCTCGTCGTCGCCTCGCGCGCGATCTGGACCGAGCGGGAGTGCCGCGCTCTCGCGCGGCGTCTGGCGGGACTCGCCCGGCGGGTGCGCGTCATCCCTGACGCCCAGGCCGCGTTGCTCGGCGCCCTCGGCGACCGCCCCGGCGTTCTCGTGCTCGCCGGCACCGGCTCGATCGTGATCGGCTACGACGGCCGCGGTCGCTGGGCCCGCGCCGGCGGGCTCGGCCCGTTCCTCGGCGACGAGGGCTCCGCGTTCTGGCTCGGCCGCGAGTGGCTCCGCTCCCGCGCGGCCCGGGGCGACCTCCGCACCGCTCTCCGCGCCGCCCACGCCCCCGACACGGTCGCGCGGGTCGCCCCGTGGGCCCCCCGGGTTCTGGCGCGCGCCCGCAGGGGGGACGGTGCCGCGCGGGCGATCGCACGCGCGGGGCAGACGGCCCTCGCGGGTGAGGCGCGCGCGGTCGCGCGGCGGCTCGGGCTACGCCGGCCCGTGGCCATCAGCTGGGCGGGAAGCGTGCTCGATGACGCGTGGTTCCGGGCCGGGCTCGCGCGCGCGGTCCGACGCGCGGGCCTCGCCGCGCGCTGGCACCGGCCCGACGCCGAGCCCGTGCGGGCCGCCCTCAGACTCGCCGAGCGGATGCGCGAGGAGGCGTGACGGTGGGGGAACGACGCCTCGTCGTCACGGTGTGCCCGCGCGAGCGCGGCGTCGTGGTCCTGCCCGTCGAGCGTGGTGACCGCGCCCGCCGCATGGACGCCGCGGCGATCCTCGCGCGGCTTCGCGCGCTCGTGGCCGCTCGCGGGCTCGAGGACCGCGTGGGCTTCCGCGAATGCTGCGCCGGCGGCTGCACGCAGGACGGCCCCAACGTGAGCGTCGAGATCTTCCCTCCGCTGCGCCCCGGCGAGCGGCCGGACCACGTCGCGATTGGTTGGAAGACCTACGTCTATTCCCTCTCGACGCTCGACTGCCTCGCGACGATCCTCGACGAGAACCTCGAGCCCGCCGGCCGGCGGGCGGCCACCCGCGGCTGACGGGCGACGCGCTCAGCGCGGGCGCGCCGAGCGCGCCAGGAGCCCGTAGGCGATCGGCCCCGACACGGCGCCGATCAGGCCGGCGATCGTGTTGCGCAGGCCCGCGGTGGCGAGGGCGCCGAGCACGAACAGCGTCGGGAAGACGATCACCAGCATCGCGCCCGCGAAGCCGCCGGGGACCCGCCAGGGTCGCGGCAGCTCGGGCTCGACCACGCGCAGCCAGACGAAGGCCGCTAGCTCGACGAGGAGGCTCAGCGAGTAGAGCCACACGTCGAGAATGATCAGCTCCCTGAACGAGAACGCGGCGAAGACCGCGTAGAGCGCCGCCGAGACGATCACGGCCGGCCACGGCGTTCCGAAGCGCGGGTGCACGCGGCCGAGCCAGGCGGGCATCGCGTGATCGAGCGCGAGCACGTAGGGCAGGCGCGAGTTCGTGAGGAGCAGGGACATGAAGAGCCCGGCCGTGCTCACGACCGCCCCCACCGTCACCGCGTGAGCGAGCCACTCCCCGCCGACCGCGCTGGCCACGACCGGCAAGGCACCCGTCGACCACGCGCGCCACTCGAGGGCGCCCGACGCCAGCGCCACGCCGATCGGCAGCACGTAGGACGCGGCGAGCACGGGCAGGGCGAGGAGCGCGGCCCGCCGGAAGGTGCGCTCCGGCGCCCGCGTCTCGCCGAGGATGGTGGCCGGGGTGTCCCACCCCGAGTAGTTCCACATGACGACGGCGAGCCCCAGGCCGAGCGTCTCGAGCGTCTGGCCCTCCGGCGCGAGCGGCGTCCACGGCACGCCGCGGACGGCGCCGAGACCGACGACGGTGAAGACCGCGACCGGGAGGAGCCCGACGACGGCCAGCGCGACGGCGACCCGCCCGGTCGGCCGGATGCCGAAGAGATTCAGCGCGGTCAGCACGGCGATGAAGCCGAGCACGAGGACCCAGCGCTCGAAGGGGGTCATCGCGGGACGCCAGAACCGCACATACTCGACGAAGAGCGCCGGATAGACCGCCACGTCCACGAAGCTGTCGATCCAGCTCCACCAGCCGACCTGGAACGACCAGAAGCGCCCGAAGGCGCGCCGCGTCCACGCGACGTAGCCGCCCTCCTCGGGCATCGCGGAGGCGAGCTCCGACATCGCGAGGGCGACGGGCAGGCTCCAAAGGAGCGGCGTGACGACCAGGAGGATCAGCGTCATGCCGGGGCCGAAGGACGGCACGACGTCCTCGATCCCGTAGGGCCCGCCGCCGACGTTGAAGAAGAAGATCGCGGCGAGCGGAAGCAGCCCGAGCTGCCGCTTCAGCCCGTCGCCCAGGTCAGCTGCCCTCCGCCGCGGCGACGAGCCGGGGCAGCTCTTTCACCCACTCCTCGATGGGACGCGTCGCATCCACGACGATCTCGAGCTTGCCGCCCGGCAGCTTCCGCACGCGGCCGGGTGACGCGGGCCCGAGCGGAATGACCAGCTTCTCCCGGTGGATCCCGAGGGCGTCGGTGACCGCGAAGATGGCGTCGATCTCCTTCAGCGTGACGACCTCAAGCATCGGCGCCTCCCCCGGCATGCGCGGAGTCCCCCTCGTTGGCCTGCTAGACTAATCAACCCCATGCGCGAACGCGAGGGTAAAAAGCTCCGGCTCGGCGTCTCCGCCTGCCTCCTGGGCCAGGAGGTCCGTTACGACGGCGGCCACAAGCGGGACGCCTTCCTCACCGAGACCCTCGGCCCCTTCGTCGAGTGGGTGCCCGTGTGCCCCGAGGTCGAGATCGGTCTCGGGATCCCGCGCGCCACGCTCCGCCTCGTCGGCGGCGCGACGGCGCCGCGGCTCGTCGCCGAGAAGACCGGCGAGGACCTCACCGCGCGTATGCGCCGCTACGCGGAGGCGAAGCTCGGCGAGCTCGCGGCGCTCGGCCTCGACGGCTACGTGCTCAAGCGCGCCTCGCCCTCGTGCGGCCTCTTCCGCGTCCGCGTCTACCGGGCCCGCGGCGCGCCGGCGCGCGCCGGCCGCGGGCTCTACGCGCGGGCCCTCGTCGCGCGCTTTCCCCTGCTCCCCGTCGAGGAGGAGGGCCGCCTCGCCGACCCCGCGATCCGAGACAATTTCCTCGAGCGGGTCTGGGCGGCCGCGCGCTGGCGCGCCTTCCTGGCGACCGCGCCGCGGCGCGGCGACCTCGTCGCCTTCCACGCGGCCCAGGAGCTCGCCCTCCTCGCGCACAGCCCGGCCAGGCTCACGAGGCTCGGCCGGCTCGTCGCGACGCCGGGGCCGCTCACGCGCGCCCGGCTCGCGCGGTACGGCGCGCGCTTCATGGAGACACTCGCCGTCGGCGCGACGCGCGCCCGTCACGCGGAGGCGCTCCGGCGCCTCGCGGGCGTCCTCGCGCGCGTCCTCGACGCGACGGCCCGCGCCGAGCTCGCCCGGCTGATCCGGGAATACCGCCGCGGCCGCGTGCCTCTGCGCGTCCCGCTGACCCTCGCGAGGCGCTATGTCCGGCGCCTCGACCTCCGTGACCTCGCCGCCCAGTCCTATCTCGACCCGCATCCGCACGAGCTGCTGCCGCGCGAGCACGTGTAGTACGATGGGGCTCGCCGGCCGACGGCGGGAGGGGTCCGTGGCGTACGACTACCGTGGCTACTTCGGCGAGATCACGCTGACCCACGATCTCACGACGCTGCCGGGCGAGCGCCGGTGGACCCTCGCGCCGCCGGGGCGCGACGCCGAGCCCCACGAGATCGTCCTCTACCTCGGCTGCAACGTCCTCCGGACCTCTCACATGGTGCAGACGATCACGACGATCTTCGACCGCCTCGGCCTCGACTATGTCGCCGTCGGCGGGCCCACGTATTGCTGCGGCATCCAACACCACCAGAACGGCGACGCGGCGGCGGCGGACGGCATGAGCCGGCGCACGCTCGAGCTCTTCGGCCGTTACCGGCCGAAGGAGATCGTGATGTGGTGCCCGTCCTGCATCTACTTCTACGACGAGGTCCAGAAGATCCGCCTGTCGTTCCCGTTCCGCCACGCGACCGAGTTCCTCGTCGACCAGCTCCCCCGGCTCACGTTCTCCCGCGAGGTGCGGGCGCACGTCG
The sequence above is drawn from the Candidatus Methylomirabilota bacterium genome and encodes:
- a CDS encoding methylated-DNA--[protein]-cysteine S-methyltransferase, with the translated sequence MTRKPSVCAEIEPALLATAIGDADGATAARVETHTGACAPCRQDLARYRAIGSVVGTWRGTPAPAEEPARARLEVRLADLRRRALVYRVFASPLGPILIARSEEGVAWIEYLTGGRDFGHSRLAHLTGVEPIEDGAEVETLYRDLLEYLDGRRSRLGWPLDLRLARSAFHRTVLDATAQIPYGAVRSYAGIARELGRPSATRAVAQALRWNPLPIVVPCHRVIGSSGDLTGYAGDRVTLKQQLLAVEGVRTRRADDDFRIAREAMYALARGETEYCLPTCGSIAERSLAELTLFASRERAEAVGFAPCTSCRPDLHPISR
- a CDS encoding RNA polymerase sigma factor, yielding MRFDALVGTHHPEIYRYLLRTTFRASEAEDLAQETFLRAYRAHRTLAPDANARAWLFAIATNVAKNHFRAESRRRRAHAAVRVTRSRGIDGAGPEGEMLFNEARAVLDKVVARLPLKQRLAFTLRKVHDLDYDAIGRSLECSQDSARAHVFQALRKIRRSLNGFELPPGGDEK
- a CDS encoding sodium/solute symporter (Members of the Solute:Sodium Symporter (SSS), TC 2.A.21 as described in tcdb.org, catalyze solute:Na+ symport. Known solutes for members of the family include sugars, amino acids, nucleosides, inositols, vitamins, urea or anions, depending on the system.), with amino-acid sequence MLTWPDYAILALSLVVLLAIGFWFTRRQRDTVDFFLARRRVPGWAACLSFLATEISAVTIISVPATAYSENWEYFQFFVGSSLAKWAVALLFIPAFYRYDVTTIYEFLAHRFGRASQVTASLFFFVSRLLGSGVRLMVAALAVSILMGWRLDLTLALFIIVCILYIGTGGVTAVVWTNVFQALLFLGAGLATLVFLVTRIDGGAAAIFRVAGEAGRLNVVNWGPAPGDPDFWRRILTDPNIVWVALLNGLIGSMAAFGTDHDLMQRLLTVESRRESQWTLSLTPLGTLATLAIYLSLGAALYTFYAQHPQLPVSRPDEILPHFVGQVMPAVLRGLMLSAIVLASIDSPLGSLSASFVTDIYRPLLVRGRPERHYLLVSRVSVVVFGLVLGTIAYAFSAVDKILWLAFKIAGVTFGSLLGVFLLGLLSRRRVADGANVLAMVLMALVNLVLLVLSERHVLDFAWSWLVIVGTAGTVALALAFSALTPGPRAP
- a CDS encoding ABC transporter substrate-binding protein; the protein is MGPREAVESAIVRVTSVIQDGELNGKPVTDPRAEIRRIARELFDFDEISRRALSRHWATRSHDEQAEFIALFSDLLERSYMNRIESYAGEKITFTGEALDGNFATVRSKVVSQRRTETALDYRLHVRDGRWQVYDVLIDGVSFVSTYRSQFDRVIQAESYGALVDRLRKKNFDTAVAERRKQ
- a CDS encoding BadF/BadG/BcrA/BcrD ATPase family protein; the protein is MRTGLLSVGVDVGGTWIRVAVSRGGRGVTKTVLRADRDLGRLASLLGATWRRRGWTRHSVAALVVASRAIWTERECRALARRLAGLARRVRVIPDAQAALLGALGDRPGVLVLAGTGSIVIGYDGRGRWARAGGLGPFLGDEGSAFWLGREWLRSRAARGDLRTALRAAHAPDTVARVAPWAPRVLARARRGDGAARAIARAGQTALAGEARAVARRLGLRRPVAISWAGSVLDDAWFRAGLARAVRRAGLAARWHRPDAEPVRAALRLAERMREEA
- a CDS encoding APC family permease: MPSFGPGMTLILLVVTPLLWSLPVALAMSELASAMPEEGGYVAWTRRAFGRFWSFQVGWWSWIDSFVDVAVYPALFVEYVRFWRPAMTPFERWVLVLGFIAVLTALNLFGIRPTGRVAVALAVVGLLPVAVFTVVGLGAVRGVPWTPLAPEGQTLETLGLGLAVVMWNYSGWDTPATILGETRAPERTFRRAALLALPVLAASYVLPIGVALASGALEWRAWSTGALPVVASAVGGEWLAHAVTVGAVVSTAGLFMSLLLTNSRLPYVLALDHAMPAWLGRVHPRFGTPWPAVIVSAALYAVFAAFSFRELIILDVWLYSLSLLVELAAFVWLRVVEPELPRPWRVPGGFAGAMLVIVFPTLFVLGALATAGLRNTIAGLIGAVSGPIAYGLLARSARPR
- a CDS encoding DUF523 and DUF1722 domain-containing protein, translated to MREREGKKLRLGVSACLLGQEVRYDGGHKRDAFLTETLGPFVEWVPVCPEVEIGLGIPRATLRLVGGATAPRLVAEKTGEDLTARMRRYAEAKLGELAALGLDGYVLKRASPSCGLFRVRVYRARGAPARAGRGLYARALVARFPLLPVEEEGRLADPAIRDNFLERVWAAARWRAFLATAPRRGDLVAFHAAQELALLAHSPARLTRLGRLVATPGPLTRARLARYGARFMETLAVGATRARHAEALRRLAGVLARVLDATARAELARLIREYRRGRVPLRVPLTLARRYVRRLDLRDLAAQSYLDPHPHELLPREHV